The Leifsonia poae region TTCGAGCCCTCACCGCGTCCGACGCGGGTGCGGTCCTTCTTGGATCCGGCGGCGGGGCGCAGGTGGTGGACCTTGAGCACGTGCTCACGGGTCACCGGAGCCTCGGCGGCCTTCTTGGCGGGAGCCTTCGCAGCCGGCTTCTCAGCCTTGGCAGCGCTGGTCTCGTCCTTCGAAGCGGCGGCGGCCTTGGGGGCAGCAGCCTTCGCGGGCGCCTTCTTCTCGGCGGCCGGCTTCTCGGCGGCGGCCTTGGGAGCCGCAGCCTTCTTCTCGGCAGCAGCCTTGGGGGCGGCAGCCTTCGCCGGCGCCTTCTTCTCGGCGGCCGGCTTCTCGGCGGCAGCCTTCTTGGTTGCTTCGTCAGCCATTAGTCAATCTCCTCGACCTTGACAAGGTGAGCGACGGTGTTGACGTACCCGCGGTTCTGCGAGGTGTCCTCACGGACGACGACGTCACCGATGCGCTTCAGACCCAGGCTGCGAAGAGTATCGCGCTGGTTCTGCTTCTCACTTACTTTGGACTTGATCTGCGTGATCTTCAGACGAGCAGCCATCAGGCACCTGCCTTCGCGGTCGCGGCGGCCTCGGCCAGCGCTGCCTCAGTACGAAGCAGGCGCGCCGGGGCGACCTGGTCGTAGTCGAGTCCACGGCGGGCTGCGACGGCACGAGGTTCCTCGAGCTGCTGCAGCGCCGCAACGGTCGCGTGCACGATGTTGATCGTGTTCGACGAGCCGAGCGACTTGCTGAGGACATCGTGGATTCCGGCGCACTCGAGCACGGCGCGCACAGGACCACCGGCGATAACACCGGTACCGGCGGCGGCGGGGCGCAGGAGCACCACACCGGCGGCGGCCTCACCCTGAACGGGGTGGGGGATGGTGTTGCCGACGCGAGGAACGCGGAAGAAGTTCTTCTTCGCCTCTTCGACACCCTTCGAGATCGCCAGCGGCACCTCACGGGCCTTGCCGTAGCCGACACCGACGAGACCGTTTCCGTCACCGACCACGACGAGGGCGGTGAAGCTGAAACGGCGTCCACCCTTGACGACCTTCGAGACGCGGTTGATCGTCACGACGCGCTCGAGGAACTGGCTCTTGTCCTGGTCGCGGCTTCCGCGATCACGGTTGGGGTTGCGCTCACGGCCGCCGCGGCGAGCCTCACGAGGCTCCTGCGTGCTGGTCGTGGAGGCCGCAGTCTCCACCGGCGCCACGGCGTCGGCTGTCTGCTCAGAGGCCACGGTCTGCTCCTTGTTGTTCTGTTCGTCGCTCACAGGTTCAATCCACCCTCTCGAGCTCCTTCGGCGACAGCGGCGACGCGACCCGCGTACTTGCTGCCACCACGGTCGAATACGACGGCGTCGATGCCCGCGCTCTTGGCACGCTCGGCGACGAGTTCGCCGACCTTGCGGGCCTTGGCGGTCTTGTCACCGTCGAAGCTGCGGAGGTCGGCCTCCATGGTCGACGCCGACGCGAGGGTGTGACCCTTGCTGTCGTCCACGACCTGCACGAAGACGTGACGGGCCGAACGGTTGACGACGAGACGGGGACGGACCGCGGTGCCCTCGACCTTCTTGCGAAGGCGGGTGTGGCGACGCGTACGCGCAGCGGTCTTGCTCTTTCCTCTGGTTCCGAGAGCCATGGTTACTTACCAGCCTTTCCGGCCTTGCGACGGACAACCTCGCCGGCGTAGCGCACACCCTTGCCCTTGTAGGGCTCGGGCTTGCGGATCTTACGGATGTTGGCGGCAACCTCACCGACGGCCTGCTTGTCGATGCCGCTGACGGTGAGCTTGTTGTTGCCCTCCACCGTGAACGTGATGCCCGCGGGCGGCTCGACGTTGACCGGGTGCGAGAAGCCGAGAGCGAACTCGACGCCCGCGCCCTTCTGGGCCACGCGGTAACCGGTGCCGACGATCTCGAGTCCCTTGGAGTAGCCCTCGGTGACGCCGATGATCTGGTTGTGGATCAGGGTGCGGGTCAGGCCGTGCAGCGAACGCGAAGCGCGCTCGTCGTCGGGGCGGGTGACGAGCACCTTGCCCTCTTCCAGCTTGACCTCGATCGGGGTGGCGACGGTGAGCTGAAGCTCACCCTTCGGCCCCTTGACGGTGACGGCCTGGCCGTCGATCTTCACATCGACCCCGGCAGGGACGTCGATGGGCAG contains the following coding sequences:
- the rpmD gene encoding 50S ribosomal protein L30, with amino-acid sequence MAARLKITQIKSKVSEKQNQRDTLRSLGLKRIGDVVVREDTSQNRGYVNTVAHLVKVEEID
- the rplF gene encoding 50S ribosomal protein L6; its protein translation is MSRIGRLPIDVPAGVDVKIDGQAVTVKGPKGELQLTVATPIEVKLEEGKVLVTRPDDERASRSLHGLTRTLIHNQIIGVTEGYSKGLEIVGTGYRVAQKGAGVEFALGFSHPVNVEPPAGITFTVEGNNKLTVSGIDKQAVGEVAANIRKIRKPEPYKGKGVRYAGEVVRRKAGKAGK
- the rpsE gene encoding 30S ribosomal protein S5: MAPVETAASTTSTQEPREARRGGRERNPNRDRGSRDQDKSQFLERVVTINRVSKVVKGGRRFSFTALVVVGDGNGLVGVGYGKAREVPLAISKGVEEAKKNFFRVPRVGNTIPHPVQGEAAAGVVLLRPAAAGTGVIAGGPVRAVLECAGIHDVLSKSLGSSNTINIVHATVAALQQLEEPRAVAARRGLDYDQVAPARLLRTEAALAEAAATAKAGA
- the rplR gene encoding 50S ribosomal protein L18 encodes the protein MALGTRGKSKTAARTRRHTRLRKKVEGTAVRPRLVVNRSARHVFVQVVDDSKGHTLASASTMEADLRSFDGDKTAKARKVGELVAERAKSAGIDAVVFDRGGSKYAGRVAAVAEGAREGGLNL
- the rplO gene encoding 50S ribosomal protein L15, with the translated sequence MADEATKKAAAEKPAAEKKAPAKAAAPKAAAEKKAAAPKAAAEKPAAEKKAPAKAAAPKAAAASKDETSAAKAEKPAAKAPAKKAAEAPVTREHVLKVHHLRPAAGSKKDRTRVGRGEGSKGKTAGRGTKGTKARYSVRPGFQGGQLPFHMRAPKLRGFKNPFRVEYQVVNLEKLAELYPSGGDVTVTDLVAKGAVRKNEKVKVLGNGDIAVKLNVAVDKVSGSAEQKIVAAGGSIK